The Pongo abelii isolate AG06213 chromosome 19, NHGRI_mPonAbe1-v2.0_pri, whole genome shotgun sequence genome includes the window actgcacccagccctcagagggtgatttttttttttttttttttttttttttttgagaaggagtttcactctgtcgcccaggctagagtgcagaggcgcaatctcggctcactgcaacctctgccccctgagttcaagcgattctcctgcctcagcctcctgaatagctgggattacaggattacagatgcctgccactgcgcccggctaatttttgtattttttaatagagacggggtttcaccatcttggccaggctggtcttgaactcctgaccttgtgatccacccgccttggcctcccaaagtgctgggattacaggcgtgagccaccacacctggccgagggTGAAGTTTTGAGCTGTATGCTGATGAAAATGATCCAACAAaaagagaggccaggtgcagtggctcatccttgtaatcccaacattttgggaggctgaggcaagaagatttttttatttaagtaggagtacactctaaaatatgacaaaaagtggccgggtgtggtggctcacgcctatattctcagcactttgggaggtcgaggggggaggatcacttgaggtcggaagttcgagaccagcctgaccaatatggtgaaactccgtctctactaaaaatacaaaattagcggggtatggtggcaggcgcctgtaatcccagttactcaggaggctgaggcgtacGTAGAAAACAGAACAAGATGCTGTCTCCGTCCTTCAAAAGAATATACAGGATAAATGACAtttgggatttgctttaaaatggtCCATCAAGCTGAGCACGGTggttcacctctgtaatcccaggattttggggggccaaggcgggaggatcacttgagttcaggagttcaagaccagcctggacaacatatagagccctcatgtctacaaaaaaattttttaaattagccaggggtggtggcacacctgtagtcccagctacccgggaggctgaggtgggaggattacttgaacctgggaggttgaggccaaggctgcagtgagccataatctggccactgcactccagcctgagttagagtaagaccctatctcaaaaaaaaaaaaaagaaaaagaaaaagaaagaaagaaaaagcaaagttccacttaaaaaaaaaaaaaaagccaagctaTGGGAGGAATGAAATAACATTGGCAAACGTTCACTGTTAAATTTGAGTGACGGGGGCAGCATAGGGTGGGGtggtgaaaatattatttatgtctGAAATTTTACATAAGTTTTATTAATTACATACAAGAACAAATCAAAGACTTGTTGGGCGTAGGGGAGAGAGGTTGTAAGtatatgtgaaataaataaacagacaGTAGGATAAAGAGCAGTCAATCATAAGTGGCCAAGAAATATATCCCAAAGGCAGTGACAAATAAGCAAAGAATTGAGAAGACTGGGAAGGAGGATGAGAgttgggggcggggtgggggcgctGCACAGGGAGGGATTCCAAGAGAACAGTAAGTACAAAGGCTCTGAGGAAAGAACACCCAGAGGctgaaggatttttaaaagctgcaAACAGGATCAGAATTTTACCTTAGAAAGCTCACTCCAGCTACTGTGTGGGGAACGGATTAAAGAGGGCAAGACTGAAGGCAAGGAGACCCGTTAGAAGATTGTTGCTATAATATACTCCAAGCTAGATATGGAGCACTATGGTAGGATCGTTCCATTTTGGAACTACTGAGCTTGCAGTACCTGCAGAAAGGCCATGTTGGTAGGTAGGTGATCAAACAGTGGATCCCCCTTGCTTGCAAGCTCCAGGTCTATCGCTGACTTTCATTTCTCATCTTAACTAGACTAGAAATTCTCTGAGGGAAAGGACCATGTCTTATTTATCTACCTAGAGACGAGGGACAGTACCTAAAACATaacagatactcaataaatgtttgttgaatgaaacctttgggggaaggaaaggaaacccTCCACATAATCCCATGTATTGAGGATCCAATTCAAAGGacacaagtagaaaaaaaattcaaggtagGATGTATCTAAAAATGTAGCACAGGAAATATTAAAGGGCGGCCCTAGTTTCCCACATCGCTTTTAGCTTCTTTACTCAAAATTCTACTAGACTTCAGACACTTAAGAAAAATAAGCAGGACGTTAAGTTCATGTAGTTGACtttgagggaggagaggaagtccTGAAAGAGATGATGAAATAAATCACACATTTATAGGCAGGATAGGGAACATTTCACAAatacttataaaaaaaaatttctggtgGGCTAGGCAccgtggcgcgtgcctgtaatcccagcactttgggaagccaaggcaagtgaatcgcctgagctcaggagtttgagaccagcctgggcaacatggcaaaaccccgtctctaccaaaaatacaaaaattagccgggcatggtggtgcgtgcctgtggtcccagctactctggaggctgaggagggaggatcccttgaggctgggaaatggaggttgcactgagccaagatcacgccactgcactccagagtaagaccttgtctcaaaaataataataataataattctcgGACTATTGTgagataaagaaaacagaaaaaaaccccacTGTAATATAACTGACTGATGAAAACCACATAAATTAGAAGAGGGGAAtttagagagaagagaaaatacataatCAGCTCCAGCCTCTGATACTGGGCTAAGATAGCAGATATAGTTTTGTCACCCTCAATTATGCAGAGTAATGTTAAAGACAAACAGATAGGGTTATCTGCGATAAATCTGGGGCTAAGGTTATTGAACCACCCAGCAGATTGTGACAACCATCTTCCTGGAAGGTAGCATAGAGCTGGGAAGGTCCCGGGAATGAAGGGTGGACACAGAAGATCTCGTGTACATGGGTCTTAAAGGATGGGTAGAATTTGGGGGAGGTTTagtgggagaggagggaggatagGAGATTGTTAAAGGAGCAGCTATTACGGGCTAGAAATACGCCTTCTTAGAATCAGTGCCTTCACCTGGACAAGATGGTGGGGGTTCAAGCTAGAATGGGGGCAATGAGAAAGATGGAAAAGAGTGGACAGATCTGAAAACTACTCAAAGGATAAAATCAACAGGACTTGATAGATTGCTTATGGAGGTGTATGAAAAAGAGTTTAGAATTACTTGAGTGTCTAGCTTGCAGAACTGAATGGTTATTAGATTCCATTCTCATAGAAGTCCAAAGGCTCCTAACCCGGCCTAAAACGCTCTGCATGACCCCACCACTGCCTACCCATCTCACCAGTCTCATCTGTACCCACTCTCTTCCCCTCCACATCTGAGCCCCAGGAACGATGCCCTTCTTTCCAGTTCCTTCCTACCACAGGGCCTTCCCACATGAGCTCTCCTCTGACTGAACAGCCCCTCCCATATTTTTTCCCTACCTAACCCCTATTCATCTTTAGGGTCTCAGCTTAAACGCCAGTTTCTTTGGAAAATCTCTGCCAGTCTTCAGATAAGGTTAGAGACCCCTGATATTCAATTCTCATCTTGTTTTGCAGCATTTTGTGTACCGCCACCACGTCTGTAACCGGAGCGCCTAGTACAGTAGCTGACCCTCAATaagagctcagtaaatgtttattgttgaATGCGTCATTAAGTCAGTCGAAACAATCCTCGAAACAGATACTGCCAGAGGAAAAAGAGGCTTTTAGATTATACAACGAGTGAGTGACCGGGCCTGGAACCTAATCGATTCCTGTGTGCCGACCAATAGcctaacaacagaaaaataaggcCCATTTTTCCCCTGGAGAAACTCCCATGGCCGATAAAGGAGAAATACGTGCATCCCGTCCGGACTGATACTTGGATCCCCTTTCTGCCCGCAGCTCTCCTTCCCTCAACCTCCCTATCGCACTTGCACTGCACCGTAATCCCGGCGCACAGGTGCCGCGCCAACCTCCCACAGGGCCGCGGGCACGCGGGCCACGGACTCACCTGGGCCCCGCCCACCGACCCATGCAGCCGCAATAGGCACATGAGCCCGGGCAAATGTGGGGCCGAGCGGTTTGGGGGATGCACCGGAGCAACGGCAGACCCCGTTCGAGGTTGCAGCAAACCAGAAACACTCTCCAGCAGCAGCAGGCGGAGCCGCGGGCCCGAGCTCACTGCCGAGAGACCCCCGGTCCCGCCAGGAACCCCAGCCGCGGAGCCCGCAGAGGGCCCACTCAGAACGGCTGCCGCCATCTTCCCCTGGGCTTCAGTGGTGGCGTGGCGCGATGACGCAAACACACCGCGACGGCCGCCTACTGGGGAGGGGGCGTGGGGAGGGGGCTGCGGTCCTGCGCACTGGATGAAGGCAGGCTGGACTCGCGGGCTCAGGCTGGGAAGGAGCATGCGCGGGGAGAGCAGCCTGGGCGCCGAGGCAGTGCTCGGTTCCCGGAGTGATGGCGGATGAGGCTTCCTGTGAGCGTGTCCGAGGCGGTCCTGTGATGTTTAAGGTACACGTGGTCCGGACAAAAGGCGCCAAAGTCGGAACGATTTCCATTTAGCGGACGGAGTCTCGGTACATCTTCGCTGTAGGAAtcagtatcttttttattttttttttttttttgagacggagtctcgctctgtggcccaggctggagtgcagtggcgcgatctcggctcaccgcaacctccacctcccgggttcaagcgatttccctgcctcagcctcccgagtagctgagattactgtcgcgcgccaccacgcccggctaatttttttgtatttttgtagagatggggtttcaccatgttggccaggctggtcttgaactcctgacctcaggtgatccgcctgcctcggcctcccaaagtgctgggattacaggcatgagccaccgcgcccggcccaggaatcaataacttgtgtgtgtgtgtgtgtgtgtgtgtgtgtgtgtgtgtgtgcgcgcgcgcgcgccaaagatttatttcttcatttcttgcaTTTGAAGTACTCTTCGAAGACATCCTTGGCCTGAGACTCCTTGCCATAGTCCTTAACTACTACACAACTGCAACCAACCACTTTACGGGGTTTCCCCTCTCTGTCAATTTTACAGAGCCCTACCCATTCTCCTAGTTTCTCGTCATCAACCTTAATTGGGTTGATTTGGTGTTCAGCACAAAGGGCCTCCACCAACTTGACATACATAGTAGGCTCATCACAGTTGGATGCAAGCACACAAAGATGGGCTTGGCGTTTGTCTAAGGCTTTGGCAGCTTCGTGAATTCCACGTGCTAGGTCATGGTGGATGATGGCGGTCTTCAGCACCTCTTGTAAAGCAGTATTAACGTCCATTACACCTCCAGCAGCAATGCCTTCCTCGGCCATGGCGGTGGGTTACGGGTGAAGCTGAATCTTGAACGTACCCAAGTCTCCGCCTCTGCGCAACTCGGCGGCggcagggaaagagaaggaatcAAGAACTCTAGGTAACTTGAAATCACAGACATTTTTAACTACGTTTGCAACTTCAGAAATGATACAAGATGTGCGCCTTGCAAAAGCCAATTCAAACAGTATAGAAGGGCATAAAGTAAAAACTGCCCCTCCCCGCAAAGCCCTGCCCCAGTAACGGGTATACTTTCCTAATATTAGTCTATGCACAAGcacataaatgaatattttacaaGATTGGGGTCTGCGTGGGGCTTTCTTCACTCATGGCCTTCTTTATGCTGTTTTTTAAACTGTGGTATGAATGAAATGGGTGCACCATGAGTTAATAATTCTATTGCTGAATTAATACCTAAAGGCTGCTCCAGCTTTTTGCTAATGCATACACTGTAGTGAACACGCTAATACCTCTACGTTTGTGTACTTTTGTGATTGTTAGCTTCAAATCCAAGAgtcatcatttttcctttttttttttttgaggagtctctctctgtctcccaggctagagtgcaatggcacgatctcggctcacagcaacctccgcctcccaagttcaagtgattctcctgcctcagcctcccaggtagctggaagtacaggcacctgccaccatgcccagctaatttttgtatttttagtagagacggggcttcaccatgttggccaggctggtctcaaactcctgacctcaagtgatctgccggcctcagcctcccaaagtcctgggattacaggtgtgagccaccctgcctggcccatttttcctCTTATTGCCTCCTATCCCATCCTTCAAGTCCTGGCATTCTGCCTCCAAAATACATTAACCCAATAGCGttaatttttctccatctccACTGCCGCTCCGGTCCAAATTACCATTCGCTCTCACCTAGTCTCTTACAAAGCCTTCATTGCTCTCTGCTTCCGTCTTGGCACCCTGTAGTCCCTTCACGCAGCAACCAAAGTGGTCTTTTCAAATGTAAACTAGTTCTTGTCACTCCTAGCTTCAACCCCTCTGTGGCTTCCAAATGTGATGAGAATGAAATCCCATTCAGAGGCCTACAAGAATCCACCCAATCTGACTCATACCCACCTCCCTGACCTCAACACATACCACAAGTAccactttccttctctcttcctattcTTGAGCCACACTAGCCTTCTTTCTATTCTCCAGCAAAGCCCATTCTCACATCCGAACCTTTGCGCATGTTGCTGATTCTGCTGGAGAAACTGTCATTTGATTCTGTGTAACTGACACATCTTGCCATCCTGAGAGGACTTCTTTTTTGGTAGCTCCCATTCCAACCCCCATCAGCCTCCATCACATTTGCCTGCTTATAATTCATGTCATTACCAGGAatttatttgctttcttatttattaacTATCTCTTGTCTAAAATACAAACTCCATGAAAGGGCTCTTGTCTCCTACACTATGCTATTCTCATCacctagaatggtgcctggcacataaaaggtgctgaaaaaatatttccccaggctggagtgcagtggcatgatcacagctcactgcagccttgacctcccagttcaagcgatcctcccacctcagcctccctagcatgTGGGACTCTAGGCACTAGCCACTATACTTggctcatttttggttttttggaggttttttgtttttttcttttttttccccctcaagacggagtttcgcactgtcacccaggctggagtgcagtggcacgatcttggctcactgcaagctctgcctcctgggttcaggccattctcctgcctcagcctcccaagtagctgggactacaggcgcctgccaccatgcccggctaatttagtatttttttagtagagacagggtttcatcatgttagccaggatggtctcgatctcctgacctcatgatctgcccgcctcagcctcccaaagtgctgagattacaggcatgagccaccacgcctggcccgtttgtttttgagacgaagtttcactattgtcactcaggctggagtgtaacggtgcgatctcagctcactgcaacctccgtctcccaggttcaagcgattctcctgcctcaacctcacgagtagctgggattataggctaaatttcaccatgtcggccagactggtctcgaactcctgacctcaggtgatctgcccccacctcggcctcccaaagtactgggattacaggcgtgagccaccgcacccaacccccTCTGCTTTAAAAACCACTACTGGTTCCACATGTCCTTCTGTGGGGCCCTCAATCTCACTCCATCTGCTATACAAGATCCTCCACAGCCTGTTCCAGGCTTCCCCACCAACACTACGCAACAGGGTGTGCCTTGTCTTTCTCTTTGAAATGCCCTTTCTCAACTTCTgcccggctgggcgcagtggctcacgcctgtaatcccagcactttgggaggctgaggcaggtggaacacaaggtcaggcgttcgagaccagcttggccaacatggtgaaacccggtctctattaaaaatacaaaaagtagccaggcattgcaggctcctgtaatcccagctactcgcgaggctgaggcagagaattgcttgaacccaggaggcggaggttgcagtgagccgagatcacgccactgcactccagccaaggtgacagagtgagactccatctcaaaaaaaagaaaaaaaaagaggccgggcgcagtggctcacgcctgtaatcccagcactttgggaggcccaagcaggcagatcatctgaggtcaggagttcaagaccagcatggccaacagagtgaaaccccatctctactaaaaatatatatatataaactagccaggcatggtagtggacgcctgttagtcccagctacccaggaggctgaggcaggagaactgcttgaacccaggagatggaagttgcagtgagctgacacagCACcactgtgtctggaattggtggggtttttggtctcactgactttaagactgaagccgtggacccttgcagcgagtgttacagctcttaaaagcggcgtgtccggagttttttccttctgatgttcagatgtgttcggagtttcttccttctggtgggttcgtggtctcgctggttcaggagtgaagctgcagaccttcacagtgttatagctcttaaggcCTCgggtctggagttgtttgttcctcctggtgggtttgtggtctcgctggcttcaggagtgaacctacagaccttcacagtgagtgttacagctcataaaggcagtgtggacccaaagagtgagcagcagcaagatttattgcaaaaagcAAAAGTACAAAGTTTCCACATTGTGGAAGGGGATATGAGCAGGTTGCCGCTGTTGgttcaggcagcctgcttttatttgcTTATCTGGCCacacccacgtcctgctgattggtctattttggcagggtgctgattggtgcatttacaatccctgagctagacacaaaagttctccagtccccactagattagctagatacaagagtatagacacaaaggttctcggagtccccaccagagtagctagatacagagtgtcaatgggtgcattcacaaaccctgagctagacacagggtgctgattggtgtgtttacaaaccttgaccTAGATACAGACGGCCGATTGGTGtttttacaatcccttagctagacagaaaggttctccaagtacccaccagactcaggaggccatctggcttcacccagtggatcccgcacaggggccgcaggtggagctgcctgccagtcctgctctgtgcacccgcactcctcagcccttgggtggtcgatgggactgggtgcggtggagcagggggcagcgctcCTCGAGGAGGCTtgggccacacaggagcccacggagagcggaggaggctcaggcatggtgggctgcaggtctcGAGCCCTGCCCggcaggaaggcagctaaggcccggcgagaaattgaacacagcagctgctggcccgggtgctaagcccctcactgcccggggtaggcggggcccgccgagcccacgcccacccggaactcgcgctggcccgcaagcaccgcgcGCAGCTCCGGTTCCCacctgtgcctctccctccacacctccctgcaagctgagggaacTGGCtcaggccttggccagcccagaaaggagctcccacagtgcagcggtgggctgaagggctcctcaaacGCGGCCAGAGTGGgagccaaggccgaggaggcgccagaacgagcgagggctgtgagggctgccagcacactgtcacctctcaccactgcactccagcctcggcgacagagtgagactctgtctcaaaaaaaaaaaaaaaacaagaaaagaaaaaaaacttctgcacatcCTTCAGAAAGACTGTCCTCATCTGTTCCCCACTCTGGACGGCCTGCACTCCCTCCACCCCCGCCCGGGCCAAGCGCTGTTAGCGGCTGTGTCTTCTGACTCAGACCTCTGTAATAGCATTCCTGGGTAATACCTGTGTATGTGTCTCCTCAACTATTCTGGGAAGGCAGGGGCCATGGTAATTCATATGTGTCCCCATCGATTGGCATAGTGAATAGCATAACATAGGCACGGATGGATGGGTCGACAGATGGACCGATGGATGGGAGCGGGTGAGTGAGTGGATATTAGCTGGGATGGGTGGGTGAAGGAGATGGATAGTCAGAGACATTGGAAAAGGGAACCCTGCGAAGATCAAATGCAGACACCAGGAGGAGCTGACACGCTGCAGTGAAGAAGCGGGAGGGCTGGCCACAGAAGGCGGCACGCTCCGAGTGGAGCAGGTGAGCGGCGCGCACTGAAGCAAGCATCACGCAATTGAACCGCTCACCCACGTGTTCTCCCCCACCATCCTCCTTCCCAGACGGCGCTTCAGCTCATTCCACCGCCCCCAACAGCCCGGTCGCCCCCACCGCCACTGAGAAAGCAAACAAAAGGGAGGAGACCTCTGCAGGTTCTGGATGCCGAGGGCCAATCGAAAGACTTAGATCCCCTGGAAGGCGGGCGCCTTGCTTTAGGGGGGTCCAATCGGTTTCAAGGGGTTGCGGCGGGGCGGGGAGACGGGCGGGAGGAGCGGGAGCGGGTCCCGCGCGCGGGGGAGGGCTACCAGGCTGGGACGGAGCGCGAAGGGATGGGGGCGGAGCCAATGGCCCCGCGTGTCTGCTAGGAGAGGGCGGGCAGCGCCGCGGCGCGCGCGATCTGGCTGACGCATCGGGCCCCGGTTCCCCCAGACCAGAGCGGGGccgggagggagggggaagaggcgAGAGCGCGGAGGGCGCGCGTGCGCATTGGCGCGGGGAGGAGCAGGGATCTTGGCAGCGGGCGAGGAGGCTGCGAGCGAGCCGCGAACCGAGCGGGCGGCGGGCGCGCGCACCATGGGGGAGAAACCCGGGACCAGGTAAGGGAGGTGGGGCCACGCGGCGGGGCATGGGCGGCGGCTCGGGGCGGGGGCTGGGACGGTCCCAGACGAGGGCGCAGCGGAGAGAATCTGGGGGCCGGACGCCTGGGTCCCTAGGGACAGCCATCCGGGGCCGCACGCGCAGGTCCTCGAGGATAATGAGGGTGGGGGGGAATGCCCGGGCCCCTGCAGAAAGCGAGGCCTGAGGGGGATCAGAAAAACCAGTGTCGGGGTTCTCGCAGGGATGTGGGGCCAGACTACTGGGCTCTCCCGTGCAGCCTGCGATGCGGGGACGGAGGAAGGAGGAGCAGGTGGCTGGCCCCGAGGGGTCGTATACGGGGAGGCTGGATGGAGGGAGGGGGGGATCCACTCCAGACTCGCGCCAAGCCAATGGAAAGCCTCCTGTCCAATATCCCCCAGGTAGTCGCGCTGCCCACACCTGTCCCGAGGGCCGGGTGGTTCCTCACCCAAACTTCTACCTTCCTTTGGGTTGCCAGGAGCAACAGCTTCATCTTGGGGGAGCCGAGTGTGTGGCGACCCTCCCTGAAACTAGATCGTATCCCTCTCCCTGGGAGTGGGGGAGGCAGTATTCACCCTGGGCGCGCGTCCACTCCCCGGATGTTTTCTGTGCAATCGAGGCTCTTTCCTTCCACTGATACCCCGAGTTCTCTTTTTTGGTCTCTAGCAAAATCCACTTCCTGTTGTGACTCAACACCCCCAAGGGGCAAGGGGTGAATGCCTGAGTCCCAGGGGAGCAGGAGCAAAAGACGAAAAGGTTGGGGCTGTAGGCCTCAACCCAGAGGGTATCAGGAATAGGGAATTGGTCCTGAGCTCTGGCTTGCTCTGCAAAACATCATATCAACCCCACTTCCAACCTATAGAGTATGAGAACCCGGGTTTCTGAGCATCAAGTAGATGAGCATCAGAAAGAGATCATCAGAGAGATGATCGGTGTCCTGGATCAGGGTTTAAACATCCCAGAGAAAGGGGAAGTTGCTGACTTGTGGGAGGCCCCTGATTTCCGTCATGTGGTTCAGGGAGTGGGACAGATGGACCAAAGGGGACTGCTAACTTGGCACAATTTCCCTCACCCCCATCAAATTCTGGGCCACAGGAAATGGAGCGAATAGCAGGAAGTATGAAAGGACATCTGCTTCAGCTACCCCTGCTCACACTGGGCACCTCCCTGGTCATCCCCACACTCTGCCTCCTTGGCCAGCCTAGTATATGCACGCTGCTCCTCCCCAGCCTGGCAGGAGGTGGCTGGGTTAGGATCCAAAGGGCAGGTGCCTTGCAGCTGCTCCAGGGCAATTGCCCCAGAACCACACTCCAGTTGGCCCACTGATTGTGGCTGTCACAGCCCTGTGCCAGGGCTCCTAATGGGAGGACACCCTGGGACAAAGAGGAAAACCAGAagcaaaggggagggagagcctgGATGATGCCACGGCACTCAGCCCCCAAGTTGGGATGAAAGATAGGGTGTTTATTCTAGCGGCACCATATTGATGCGTATGCTCTTATTGGTTAGGAATACCTGGGGGCCTCCATACCCTTTGCCTTACAACCTTTGGACA containing:
- the LOC112129592 gene encoding small ribosomal subunit protein eS12-like; translated protein: MAEEGIAAGGVMDVNTALQEVLKTAIIHHDLARGIHEAAKALDKRQAHLCVLASNCDEPTMYVKLVEALCAEHQINPIKVDDEKLGEWVGLCKIDREGKPRKVVGCSCVVVKDYGKESQAKDVFEEYFKCKK